One genomic window of Magnolia sinica isolate HGM2019 chromosome 3, MsV1, whole genome shotgun sequence includes the following:
- the LOC131239115 gene encoding protein NRT1/ PTR FAMILY 4.5-like produces the protein MQAYGELVEVEGKVDWKGRPAIKRTHGGRLVSLLILATFALENMCSLPLAVNLVTYFNSVMHLSVADAANAVTNFMGTSYILSIGVAFLADAYIGRYRAVILAGCLEFMGLSLLTLQAHFPKLKPPPCNIYDLTSRCEKVDGSNTVLLYAALYLTAAGTAGVKAALPSHGADQFDEKDPKEATQMSSFFNWLLLSVCIGAAVSLTLIVWLQTHKGWDWGFGASTIAMFFGVIIFVAGIPFFRIHVSQGTTVFTEIFQVYVAAIRNRNLRLPENPEELYEIERDKESGIEVELLPHRDIFRFLDKAAIQTTNVEFNSSKPQVPSPWKLCTVTQVENAKIIFGMIPIFCSTFIMSTCLAQLQTFSIQQGSTMDARIAGNFKIPPASLPILPVIFMIIIIPVYDQLLVPFIRKFTGHTTGITHLQRIGVGLVLSSISMGVAAIMEVKRKRIAEQHKMLDAMPILEPLPISTFWLSFQFFIFGIADMFTYVGLLEFFYSEAPKALKSMSTCFLWSSMAVGYFFSTILVEIVNSATKGSTKSRGWLGGNNLNRNHLNLFYWLLSILSLINFFNYLFWARWYKYRPQPPIVSNVTGKVVDLNGNHELKD, from the exons ATGCAGGCCTACGGTGAGCTAGTTGAAGTTGAAGGGAAGGTGGATTGGAAAGGAAGACCGGCCATCAAAAGAACGCATGGTGGAAGACTCGTTTCTTTGCTCATACTCG CTACATTTGCACTTGAGAACATGTGCAGCTTACCACTTGCTGTGAATTTGGTCACATATTTCAACAGTGTGATGCACCTTAGTGTAGCTGATGCCGCCAATGCAGTTACAAATTTCATGGGCACCAGTTATATCCTCTCAATAGGCGTGGCCTTCCTCGCAGATGCGTACATCGGCAGATACAGGGCTGTTATTCTAGCTGGATGCTTGGAGTTCATG GGGCTTTCATTACTAACACTACAAGCTCACTTCCCGAAGCTTAAACCTCCACCATGCAATATCTATGACCTAACTTCTCGGTGTGAGAAGGTAGATGGAAGCAATACAGTACTTCTCTATGCCGCTCTCTACTTGACAGCTGCTGGGACGGCCGGTGTCAAAGCCGCACTACCATCGCACGGTGCAGATCAGTTCGACGAGAAGGACCCAAAAGAAGCTACGCAGATGTCTAGCTTCTTCAATTGGCTCTTGTTAAGTGTATGTATTGGAGCTGCAGTTAGTCTCACATTGATAGTATGGCTCCAGACTCATAAGGGGTGGGATTGGGGTTTTGGGGCGTCTACAATCGCCATGTTCTTTGGTGTGATCATCTTCGTTGCTGGAATACCGTTTTTTCGGATCCATGTTAGCCAAGGAACCACTGTTTTCACTGAGATCTTCCAG GTTTATGTTGCAGCCATTCGAAACAGAAATCTCCGTCTCCCGGAGAACCCTGAGGAGCTCTATGAGATTGAAAGAGACAAAGAATCCGGAATTGAAGTGGAATTACTACCCCATAGGGACATTTTCAG GTTCCTAGACAAAGCAGCAATCCAAACCACAAACGTAGAATTCAATTCATCCAAGCCACAAGTTCCGAGCCCATGGAAGCTATGCACGGTCACCCAAGTAGAAAATGCAAAGATCATATTCGGTATGATACCCATCTTTTGTAGCACCTTCATCATGAGCACATGCCTTGCACAGCTCCAAACCTTCTCAATCCAACAAGGCTCCACCATGGACGCTCGCATAGCtggcaacttcaaaatcccaccgGCATCTCTCCCCATTCTCCCAGTTAtcttcatgatcatcatcatcccCGTCTACGATCAGCTGCTCGTCCCCTTCATTCGCAAGTTCACAGGCCACACCACTGGCATCACTCACCTTCAACGCATCGGCGTTGGCCTCGTCCTCTCATCCATTTCAATGGGTGTGGCTGCGATCATGGAAGTGAAACGGAAGCGGATAGCTGAGCAACACAAGATGCTGGATGCCATGCCCATCCTCGAACCACTGCCCATCTCCACCTTTTGGCTGTCCTTCCAGTTCTTCATATTCGGGATCGCCGACATGTTTACATATGTTGGACTGCTTGAATTCTTCTACTCTGAGGCCCCAAAGGCGTTGAAATCCATGTCCACTTGCTTTCTTTGGAGTTCTATGGCAGTTGGCTACTTCTTCAGCACCATACTGGTGGAGATTGTGAACAGTGCCACCAAAGGGTCCACCAAAAGTCGGGGTTGGTTGGGTGGAAATAACCTGAATAGAAACCATTTGAATCTATTCTACTGGTTGCTTTCCATACTCAGCTTAATCAACTTCTTTAATTACTTATTTTGGGCTAGGTGGTACAAGTACCGGCCTCAGCCACCTATTGTTAGTAATGTGACTGGGAAAGTTGTTGATTTGAATGGAAATCATGAATTGAAAGATTAG